One genomic region from Magallana gigas chromosome 3, xbMagGiga1.1, whole genome shotgun sequence encodes:
- the LOC105328846 gene encoding uncharacterized protein isoform X2 yields MAVENYLLLCVVFAAHILGIETRKVRVGRGGGGGGIVIAFIVIGSIIAIVILTCICRLFKFCRSKWPNFKQRIFRLCCRGENQQAGNDADLTVLDLIILMEQARLVAYLRAQQNNEQSAAVGQIGPCEQIGSSQLKLDTLSPMMLLDTDDSKETTATSDIQRPWEHVGSSQLKLDTLSPMTLDDTDDLKETIATSAIQSRSWEQVGTPQLKLDTLSILKLNDVSITQKTPMTTYDGSSAQIRHT; encoded by the exons ATGGCTGTTGAAAACTATTTGCTGCTTTGCGTAGTATTTGCTGCACATATTCTGG gtaTAGAGACCCGTAAAGTAAGAGTAGGACG aggTGGAGGTGGAGGAGGTATAGTTATAGCCTTCATTGTCATTGGATCAATCATAGCTATTGTGATCCTGACCTGCATTTGTCGTTTATTTAAGTTTTGCCGTTCTAAATGGCCGAACTTTAAACAACGTATTTTCCGCCTTTGTTGTCGTGGCGAAAACCAACAAGCAGGAAACGATGCAG ACCTTACCGTGTTggatctaattatattaatgg AGCAGGCTAGGCTTGTCGCCTACCTTCGAGCCCAGCAAAACAACGAACAATCCGCTGCAGTTGGACAAATCGGACCGTGCGAACAAATTGGATCCTCTCAGCTAAAATTAGACACGCTTAGCCCAATGATGTTATTGGACACCGATGACTCAAAAGAAACCACAGCGACATCAGATATACAGAGACCTTGGGAACATGTTGGATCCTCTCAGCTAAAATTAGACACGCTTAGCCCAATGACGTTAGATGACACCGATGACTTAAAAGAAACCATAGCGACATCAGCTATACAGAGTAGATCTTGGGAACAGGTTGGAACTCCTCAGCTCAAATTAGACACACTAAGCATCTTGAAGTTAAATGACGTCAGCATAACGCAAAAAACCCCAATGACAACATATGATGGCTCCTCAGCTCAAATTAGACACACCTAG
- the LOC105328846 gene encoding uncharacterized protein isoform X1 has protein sequence MAVENYLLLCVVFAAHILGIETRKVRVGRGGGGGGIVIAFIVIGSIIAIVILTCICRLFKFCRSKWPNFKQRIFRLCCRGENQQAGNDAVDLTVLDLIILMEQARLVAYLRAQQNNEQSAAVGQIGPCEQIGSSQLKLDTLSPMMLLDTDDSKETTATSDIQRPWEHVGSSQLKLDTLSPMTLDDTDDLKETIATSAIQSRSWEQVGTPQLKLDTLSILKLNDVSITQKTPMTTYDGSSAQIRHT, from the exons ATGGCTGTTGAAAACTATTTGCTGCTTTGCGTAGTATTTGCTGCACATATTCTGG gtaTAGAGACCCGTAAAGTAAGAGTAGGACG aggTGGAGGTGGAGGAGGTATAGTTATAGCCTTCATTGTCATTGGATCAATCATAGCTATTGTGATCCTGACCTGCATTTGTCGTTTATTTAAGTTTTGCCGTTCTAAATGGCCGAACTTTAAACAACGTATTTTCCGCCTTTGTTGTCGTGGCGAAAACCAACAAGCAGGAAACGATGCAG TAGACCTTACCGTGTTggatctaattatattaatgg AGCAGGCTAGGCTTGTCGCCTACCTTCGAGCCCAGCAAAACAACGAACAATCCGCTGCAGTTGGACAAATCGGACCGTGCGAACAAATTGGATCCTCTCAGCTAAAATTAGACACGCTTAGCCCAATGATGTTATTGGACACCGATGACTCAAAAGAAACCACAGCGACATCAGATATACAGAGACCTTGGGAACATGTTGGATCCTCTCAGCTAAAATTAGACACGCTTAGCCCAATGACGTTAGATGACACCGATGACTTAAAAGAAACCATAGCGACATCAGCTATACAGAGTAGATCTTGGGAACAGGTTGGAACTCCTCAGCTCAAATTAGACACACTAAGCATCTTGAAGTTAAATGACGTCAGCATAACGCAAAAAACCCCAATGACAACATATGATGGCTCCTCAGCTCAAATTAGACACACCTAG